The following are encoded together in the Acaryochloris thomasi RCC1774 genome:
- a CDS encoding ribonuclease catalytic domain-containing protein codes for MEKGTLVEFRRQGDSDSLWQSRVGLLERPEGKKNWVVVDAKGHSHTIHPRQMTYVVEDERYEPKELAEFFAAVESVYDPDSLEVAWELLVDDKQATTPAEMALLLFSDQEPPFCYAAHRLLSEDKLYFKQKGNVYEPRPSSQVEELRHQVEKQAQRLQEQEAFQASLRKAVAGEDVEWESCDRIYLQSLEKFALMGESASNRADAIEILSAVKRQGSPEAALQLLVDLRLWNPHENLFLRRSQISTEFSTPVQATVADRLSHMPPDPDPTRTDLTHLKVYTIDDEGTREIDDGLSLETLANGQQRLWIHIADPSRWILLGDALDQEAKRRGTTIYLPTGMIPMFPAELSTGPMSLVQGDVCCALSFGVTLTEEGGIDSYEICPSQVRPTYRLTYEDVDEMLDLAVQAEPELLSLAKWSKCRQDWRRQQGAININLPESSIKVEGDQIRIEVLDDSEARTLVAEMMILTGEVAASYGETHNLPLPFRGQPQPELPPVEELDQLPSEWVRACAIRGCMTRSEVGTTPIRHASLGLDSYCQVTSPIRRYADLLAHFQIKAHLRGDPLPFSDVELSPLIVSVTTTAQEATLIERQTNRYWCLEYLRQHADAIWQAEVLRWLREHENLALVLLEDLGVELAVRLDFSVALGDRLEVKVSSVDPRLDRIKLKAYASSTEASSPS; via the coding sequence GTGGAGAAAGGAACATTAGTCGAGTTTCGACGCCAAGGCGATAGCGATAGCCTGTGGCAGAGTCGTGTTGGCCTGCTAGAGCGACCTGAGGGTAAAAAAAACTGGGTTGTCGTCGACGCGAAGGGGCATTCCCACACGATTCATCCTCGGCAAATGACTTACGTTGTCGAGGATGAAAGATATGAGCCCAAAGAGCTTGCAGAGTTCTTTGCTGCGGTGGAATCTGTTTATGATCCCGATAGCTTAGAGGTTGCTTGGGAACTTTTGGTGGATGATAAGCAGGCCACGACGCCTGCTGAGATGGCGCTGCTGCTGTTCTCAGATCAAGAACCACCGTTCTGCTATGCGGCGCATCGGTTGCTTAGTGAAGACAAGCTTTATTTTAAGCAGAAGGGCAATGTATATGAGCCTCGGCCTTCATCCCAGGTGGAGGAGCTGAGGCATCAGGTTGAGAAGCAGGCCCAAAGGCTGCAGGAGCAGGAAGCTTTTCAAGCGTCTTTGCGAAAAGCCGTGGCGGGTGAGGATGTGGAGTGGGAAAGTTGCGATCGCATCTACTTACAATCCCTAGAAAAGTTTGCCTTGATGGGCGAGAGCGCTTCTAACCGCGCCGACGCCATTGAAATATTGTCTGCTGTAAAGCGACAGGGGAGTCCAGAAGCTGCCCTCCAGCTTCTGGTTGATCTAAGGCTATGGAATCCCCACGAAAATCTATTCTTGCGCCGGAGTCAGATCTCTACAGAATTCTCGACGCCGGTTCAAGCTACCGTTGCTGATCGGCTGTCGCATATGCCCCCTGACCCCGACCCGACCCGGACTGATCTGACCCACTTGAAGGTCTATACCATTGATGATGAAGGCACCCGCGAAATTGATGACGGCTTGAGCCTTGAAACCCTAGCAAACGGTCAGCAGCGCCTGTGGATCCACATTGCTGACCCTAGCCGCTGGATTTTGCTGGGGGATGCACTCGATCAAGAGGCGAAGCGACGGGGCACCACCATTTATCTGCCCACCGGTATGATTCCGATGTTCCCTGCAGAGTTGTCCACAGGGCCGATGAGTTTAGTGCAGGGGGACGTATGCTGCGCCCTCAGCTTTGGCGTCACGCTCACGGAAGAGGGGGGCATCGACAGCTATGAGATCTGTCCTAGCCAAGTCCGACCCACCTACCGGTTGACCTATGAAGATGTAGACGAAATGCTGGATTTAGCGGTTCAGGCTGAACCCGAGCTGCTGAGCTTAGCAAAATGGTCAAAGTGCCGTCAGGACTGGCGACGGCAGCAGGGCGCGATCAATATCAACCTCCCGGAATCCTCAATTAAAGTAGAGGGCGATCAGATTAGGATCGAAGTCCTAGATGATTCTGAAGCCCGCACCCTCGTCGCTGAAATGATGATTTTGACTGGTGAGGTCGCTGCAAGCTATGGCGAGACCCATAATCTGCCGCTTCCCTTTCGGGGACAGCCGCAGCCAGAACTTCCACCGGTCGAAGAACTTGATCAGCTTCCGTCTGAGTGGGTGCGCGCCTGTGCGATTCGAGGGTGCATGACTCGCAGTGAAGTCGGAACAACTCCCATCCGCCACGCTAGCTTGGGATTAGATAGCTATTGCCAGGTCACCTCGCCTATTCGTCGCTATGCTGATCTACTGGCCCACTTCCAGATTAAGGCGCATCTGCGGGGCGATCCGCTGCCCTTTAGTGACGTGGAGCTATCGCCTCTGATCGTCAGCGTTACCACTACAGCCCAAGAGGCCACTTTGATCGAGCGGCAGACTAATCGGTATTGGTGTTTAGAGTATTTGCGGCAGCATGCCGATGCCATCTGGCAGGCCGAGGTGCTGCGCTGGCTGCGAGAGCATGAGAACCTGGCGCTGGTGCTTCTCGAAGATTTGGGGGTAGAGCTGGCTGTCCGCCTGGATTTCTCGGTGGCGTTGGGCGATCGGCTAGAGGTGAAGGTCAGCTCCGTTGACCCTCGTTTGGATCGGATTAAGCTCAAGGCTTATGCCTCTTCTACAGAGGCTTCTTCGCCTTCTTAG
- a CDS encoding sulfotransferase, with protein sequence MQNPMQQAEQPTIDLDLPELKARLYYVFCPAFHGATLFSALLNNHSKITSLGETIPRRRFENGMCSCKKKIKNCEFWQSAYRTSDLDKFVQEDSWIPYYPRIIQPVSANLANQILNLVMLGMTIPFKHYIWNLSYKVYREYYESYVDFVNFIVSRNQSSVFIDGGKQGFRPIFIQSFSRSQIPAKLIHLTRRPHDYVYSYAKVYPYLSKAFSMKMRSRNDIIAFAAKKWLSVHRKVLNLKKFILDENYYSMRYEDLCQDPNHFLAKTLRFLDVEYENLQQPVIYPEKFHLIGSQSIQKHGFDGVIKLSTHTADLSTEEIKIIDRITQPFSARFGYV encoded by the coding sequence ATGCAAAATCCTATGCAGCAAGCTGAGCAGCCAACCATAGATCTCGATTTGCCAGAACTCAAAGCAAGGCTATATTACGTTTTTTGCCCAGCCTTCCATGGCGCAACCTTGTTTTCGGCATTGTTAAATAATCACTCAAAAATCACGAGTTTGGGAGAGACAATCCCTCGAAGGAGGTTTGAGAATGGGATGTGTTCATGTAAGAAAAAAATAAAAAATTGCGAGTTTTGGCAGTCGGCCTACCGTACATCTGATCTAGATAAGTTTGTACAAGAAGATTCTTGGATTCCATACTACCCTCGGATTATTCAGCCCGTTAGCGCAAATCTGGCCAATCAGATCCTCAATCTAGTAATGTTAGGGATGACAATTCCTTTCAAACATTATATTTGGAATCTATCCTATAAAGTTTATCGAGAATATTACGAGTCATACGTTGATTTTGTAAACTTTATCGTCAGTAGAAATCAGTCTTCAGTCTTTATTGATGGAGGTAAACAAGGCTTTAGGCCTATCTTTATTCAATCTTTTTCCCGATCACAAATTCCCGCAAAACTTATTCATTTGACTAGAAGGCCGCACGACTATGTCTATTCATACGCCAAGGTATACCCATATCTAAGTAAGGCCTTCAGCATGAAAATGCGATCCCGCAATGATATCATTGCGTTTGCTGCAAAAAAATGGCTTTCGGTCCATCGAAAAGTTTTAAACTTAAAAAAATTCATTTTGGATGAAAATTATTATTCAATGAGATATGAGGATCTGTGTCAAGATCCCAACCATTTTTTGGCAAAGACTCTTCGATTTTTAGACGTAGAATATGAAAATCTCCAACAGCCAGTTATTTATCCTGAGAAGTTTCACCTCATTGGTAGCCAATCTATTCAAAAGCATGGTTTCGATGGAGTGATCAAGCTCAGCACACACACTGCCGATTTGTCGACTGAGGAGATCAAGATAATCGATAGAATTACTCAGCCATTCTCAGCTCGGTTCGGTTATGTCTAA
- a CDS encoding BolA family protein, translated as MISPDNLEAMIQAGLPGAEVHAQDLTGGGDHYQATVVSSAFADKNLVQQHQMVYATVNQVMATEELHALALKTYTPEKWATLNPEVVTSPNP; from the coding sequence ATGATTAGCCCAGACAATCTTGAAGCCATGATTCAAGCGGGTTTACCTGGGGCCGAAGTCCATGCTCAGGATCTCACGGGTGGCGGCGATCACTATCAAGCAACAGTCGTGTCCTCCGCCTTTGCCGACAAAAACTTAGTTCAGCAGCACCAGATGGTTTATGCAACCGTCAATCAAGTCATGGCAACTGAAGAACTTCATGCCCTAGCCCTCAAAACTTATACGCCAGAGAAGTGGGCCACCCTCAATCCTGAGGTGGTCACCAGCCCCAATCCGTAA
- a CDS encoding NADH-quinone oxidoreductase subunit J, translating into MNLAEGIRFVCSILLAAMMIGAALGVVLFENIVYSAFTLAGVFMSIAGLYILLNADFVSAAQVLVYVGAVNVLILFAIMLVNKREDFKPVPRRWIRQGAAAVVCAGVFALLATMVVQTSWGTNLALIPPESTSLLIGEHFFSDYLLPFELASILLLMALVGAIVIARRESIMGEETAIVGETPPPVLELPERPREPVAR; encoded by the coding sequence GTGAATTTAGCAGAAGGGATTCGATTTGTTTGTTCGATCTTGCTAGCCGCCATGATGATTGGCGCAGCGCTGGGCGTTGTTCTGTTTGAGAACATTGTCTATTCCGCCTTTACCCTAGCGGGCGTCTTTATGAGCATTGCAGGTTTGTATATCCTGCTGAATGCTGATTTTGTATCTGCTGCCCAAGTTCTGGTTTATGTAGGGGCCGTCAATGTTCTTATTTTGTTCGCAATCATGCTCGTGAACAAGCGGGAAGATTTCAAGCCTGTTCCTCGTCGCTGGATTCGCCAAGGCGCTGCGGCAGTGGTCTGTGCGGGGGTTTTTGCCCTGCTCGCCACAATGGTTGTACAGACAAGCTGGGGCACGAATCTTGCGCTAATTCCGCCGGAGTCGACCTCGCTTCTGATTGGCGAACATTTTTTCAGCGACTACTTGCTTCCCTTCGAGCTGGCTTCGATTCTGCTGCTGATGGCGTTGGTCGGAGCGATTGTCATTGCTCGTCGAGAGTCAATTATGGGTGAAGAGACCGCCATCGTTGGCGAGACCCCTCCTCCAGTTTTGGAGCTGCCTGAGCGTCCTCGAGAGCCTGTTGCTCGATAA
- a CDS encoding rhomboid family intramembrane serine protease produces the protein MTQALKIQVQILGSMVALMWASALLNLFLFRGSLVEFGIIPRAVVGLRGILFAPFLHAGLGHLMANTVPFIVLGWLVLIRSTEDFFMVTAIAMGVGGLGTWFFAGSRTVHVGASGLIFGYLGYLLLRGYFERSFAASFLSILVAVLYGSLVFGVLPSVPGISWQGHLFGFLGGGVAARFLAKP, from the coding sequence ATGACTCAGGCGCTCAAAATACAGGTCCAGATCCTGGGGAGTATGGTGGCCCTGATGTGGGCTTCAGCGCTCCTGAACCTCTTCCTATTTCGTGGTTCCCTCGTTGAGTTTGGAATCATTCCGCGTGCCGTGGTTGGGCTGCGGGGAATTTTGTTTGCTCCTTTTCTCCATGCGGGATTAGGGCATTTGATGGCCAATACAGTCCCCTTTATTGTTTTGGGCTGGCTGGTTCTGATTCGCTCGACGGAAGATTTTTTCATGGTGACTGCGATCGCAATGGGCGTTGGCGGTTTGGGCACATGGTTCTTTGCAGGCTCTAGAACAGTCCACGTTGGCGCAAGTGGACTGATTTTTGGTTACCTTGGTTACTTGCTGCTGCGCGGGTACTTTGAGCGCAGCTTTGCCGCCAGCTTTCTATCGATTCTGGTCGCGGTTCTTTACGGCAGTTTGGTCTTCGGGGTTCTGCCCTCTGTCCCTGGTATCTCTTGGCAGGGGCATCTATTTGGATTCTTGGGCGGCGGAGTCGCGGCTCGATTTTTGGCTAAACCCTAG
- a CDS encoding YciI family protein, translated as MTKYVMWGSYCEDVLEKRTPYRQDHLDGLAAQKESGTLITIGPTKDITKVFGIYEAADEATVRQLIESDPYWKGGVWTEYEVKEWIQAL; from the coding sequence ATGACGAAATACGTAATGTGGGGCAGCTATTGCGAAGATGTTCTCGAAAAGCGAACGCCCTACCGTCAGGATCACCTCGATGGTTTAGCTGCCCAAAAAGAATCTGGCACTTTAATCACCATTGGCCCCACAAAAGATATTACGAAAGTCTTTGGCATCTACGAAGCTGCCGACGAAGCCACAGTCCGCCAGCTCATTGAGTCAGACCCCTACTGGAAAGGCGGAGTCTGGACTGAGTACGAAGTCAAAGAATGGATCCAGGCGCTATAA
- a CDS encoding Uma2 family endonuclease translates to MTAYTVNFDTICKLTDDQFFQLCQANPELKFERNSKRDLIIMPPTGGEAGHRNFELATEVAIWNRKANLGIGFDSSTCFKLPNGANRSPDVAWIRLERWNALTTEQRTKFPPIAPDFVLELMSATDSLPALQSKMREYRDCQVQLGWLIVPRSRQVEIYRQGEAVEVLPSPRTLAGEGILPGFVLDLSLLWS, encoded by the coding sequence ATGACAGCGTACACCGTTAACTTTGATACCATCTGCAAGCTGACGGATGACCAGTTTTTCCAGCTGTGTCAGGCAAACCCTGAGCTTAAGTTTGAACGCAACAGCAAAAGAGACTTAATCATCATGCCCCCGACTGGCGGAGAAGCAGGTCACCGCAATTTTGAATTAGCTACTGAAGTTGCGATTTGGAACCGCAAAGCCAATTTAGGTATCGGCTTCGACTCTTCAACCTGCTTCAAATTACCCAACGGTGCAAATCGATCTCCAGATGTTGCCTGGATCCGTCTAGAACGGTGGAACGCTCTGACAACTGAGCAACGAACTAAGTTCCCGCCCATTGCGCCCGATTTTGTTCTAGAGCTGATGTCTGCAACCGACTCTTTGCCAGCACTACAGTCGAAAATGCGGGAGTATAGAGACTGTCAGGTGCAGCTAGGCTGGTTAATTGTTCCTCGGAGCCGCCAAGTTGAAATTTATCGGCAGGGGGAAGCTGTTGAAGTTTTACCATCTCCTCGCACCCTGGCAGGGGAAGGTATTTTACCTGGATTTGTTCTAGATCTGAGTTTGCTCTGGTCTTAG
- a CDS encoding RDD family protein, which yields MTADDDYYPKRLPPRLTKAQMWVRVAASAIDFSLAWLLSTVAITGDAQLQLGQWVIFAVLWLLLRVAVVINNQGQSPGHWAMDLKVVDARSAKLPRIEDLLKREAIAGGGCLLLLIGFSTGGFALLAFIVPLAIDNGIGLADPVRLQTFHDRWVDTVVIYTTRGYSLDLKLKKVLTQAQQRVR from the coding sequence ATGACTGCTGACGATGACTACTACCCCAAACGTTTACCTCCCCGCCTGACGAAGGCGCAGATGTGGGTGCGGGTCGCTGCTTCAGCAATTGATTTTTCTTTAGCGTGGCTGCTGAGTACTGTCGCGATCACGGGTGATGCACAGCTCCAGCTAGGACAGTGGGTGATTTTTGCCGTGCTTTGGCTGCTGTTGCGGGTCGCGGTGGTGATCAATAATCAAGGTCAAAGTCCGGGGCACTGGGCGATGGATCTTAAGGTCGTTGATGCCCGTTCGGCCAAACTGCCTAGAATTGAAGACTTACTCAAGCGAGAGGCGATCGCGGGGGGAGGCTGTCTGCTGCTGCTGATCGGCTTCAGTACGGGCGGGTTTGCACTGCTGGCGTTTATTGTGCCTTTAGCGATTGATAACGGCATTGGGCTGGCTGATCCGGTTCGCCTACAGACTTTCCATGATCGATGGGTTGATACCGTCGTTATTTATACGACCCGCGGCTACTCATTAGATCTGAAGCTGAAGAAAGTTCTGACACAAGCTCAACAACGTGTGCGATAA
- a CDS encoding GNAT family acetyltransferase — MQIRPFQNFDEESVVDLWARCGLLRSWNDPHKDIARKLLVQPELFLVGVIDEQVMATIMAGFEGHRGWINYLAVDPRWQRQGYGRRLMDEVERCLCDRNCPKINLQIRHDNLDAIKFYKRLGFIQDAAVSFGKRLVQDD, encoded by the coding sequence ATGCAGATTCGTCCTTTTCAAAACTTTGATGAAGAGTCTGTTGTTGATCTCTGGGCACGTTGCGGCCTTCTGAGGTCGTGGAATGATCCGCATAAAGATATCGCTCGTAAACTCTTAGTTCAGCCAGAGCTGTTCTTGGTCGGTGTAATTGATGAACAGGTTATGGCTACGATCATGGCCGGGTTTGAGGGGCACCGAGGTTGGATCAACTATCTTGCTGTTGATCCACGTTGGCAGCGGCAAGGCTATGGACGTCGGCTGATGGATGAAGTCGAGCGTTGTCTTTGCGATCGCAACTGTCCTAAAATCAACCTCCAAATTCGCCATGATAATCTTGACGCGATCAAGTTCTACAAACGATTAGGATTTATTCAAGATGCGGCAGTAAGCTTTGGCAAACGACTCGTGCAAGATGATTAA
- the rpsR gene encoding 30S ribosomal protein S18: MAYFRRRISPIKPGEPIDYKDVDLLRRFITERGKILPQRITGLTSRQQRDLTRAIKRARTLALLPFINRES; the protein is encoded by the coding sequence ATGGCCTATTTCCGCCGCCGCATTTCTCCGATCAAGCCCGGTGAGCCCATCGACTACAAGGATGTAGATTTACTGCGCCGATTTATTACTGAGCGAGGTAAGATCTTGCCCCAGCGCATTACGGGTTTAACGTCCCGGCAGCAGAGAGATCTGACGCGGGCCATTAAGCGGGCAAGAACTCTGGCTTTGCTGCCCTTCATTAACCGAGAAAGCTAG
- the grxD gene encoding Grx4 family monothiol glutaredoxin: MTPEVKTRLDDIVQKNKIVVFMKGSKLMPQCGFSNNAVQLLNSLGAPYETVDVLSDPDIRQGIKEYSNWPTIPQVYINGEFVGGSDVLIELYQQGDLQEMVEVALAS, encoded by the coding sequence ATGACACCCGAAGTCAAAACTCGCCTTGATGACATCGTTCAGAAAAACAAAATTGTTGTATTCATGAAGGGGTCAAAACTAATGCCCCAATGTGGATTTTCTAACAACGCCGTCCAGCTGTTGAATAGTCTGGGTGCACCTTACGAGACCGTGGATGTACTTTCAGATCCTGATATTCGTCAAGGCATTAAAGAATATTCCAACTGGCCTACAATTCCACAGGTGTACATCAATGGCGAATTTGTGGGTGGGTCCGATGTTTTGATTGAGCTATACCAGCAGGGGGACTTGCAAGAAATGGTCGAAGTCGCCTTAGCCTCCTAG
- a CDS encoding peptidoglycan DD-metalloendopeptidase family protein, which yields MFKHLVRFVSSGLFVSLWAISPLAAAQEPADCRPSVVDSLKQYTITSGETLTTVSAKFQLLPTTLMGLNPSLRQGQAPAGTKIAVPPYNGILVSVPRGKTIHDLAKAYRVRPDVLFELNGCQKTPEVAFVPGVNWSPLLHNQPTGIAPFQDLFKTQQIATAYERDRYPLPKPAKTLGAYGWRVNPKTQAAEFYTSVDLAAAPAMPVYAVADGTVAFAGEEEGGSIVVINHSQGRQTRYLQLSDLAVQTGQTVQRGTQLGAVAAATETNAFLRFEVRSRSSLGWVAQDPQPYLELLSQQL from the coding sequence ATGTTCAAGCATCTTGTGCGTTTTGTCTCTTCCGGTTTGTTTGTTTCCCTGTGGGCGATTTCTCCTCTGGCTGCAGCTCAGGAGCCAGCCGATTGTCGTCCGTCGGTTGTCGATAGCTTGAAGCAGTACACCATCACCTCGGGAGAAACGCTCACCACTGTATCGGCAAAGTTTCAGCTTTTACCCACAACCCTCATGGGGTTAAATCCTTCGCTGAGACAGGGGCAGGCTCCTGCGGGCACGAAAATTGCGGTACCTCCCTACAACGGCATTTTAGTGTCGGTTCCTCGCGGTAAAACAATTCACGATTTAGCTAAGGCCTACCGAGTGCGCCCTGATGTTTTATTTGAACTCAACGGATGCCAGAAAACGCCAGAAGTGGCGTTTGTTCCTGGTGTCAATTGGTCGCCGCTGCTCCATAATCAGCCCACTGGGATTGCACCCTTTCAGGATCTATTCAAAACGCAGCAGATTGCCACTGCCTATGAGCGAGATCGCTACCCTCTACCTAAACCCGCAAAAACATTGGGAGCCTACGGCTGGCGCGTCAACCCTAAGACCCAAGCGGCTGAGTTCTATACCAGCGTAGACTTAGCTGCAGCCCCTGCTATGCCTGTGTATGCCGTTGCTGATGGAACGGTGGCCTTTGCTGGAGAAGAGGAAGGTGGCTCCATTGTTGTCATCAACCACAGTCAGGGCCGCCAGACTCGCTATCTGCAGCTTTCTGATTTGGCCGTGCAGACGGGGCAAACCGTTCAGCGTGGGACTCAGCTTGGAGCCGTTGCAGCCGCAACCGAGACCAATGCTTTCCTTCGTTTTGAAGTGCGCTCTCGTTCAAGCTTGGGCTGGGTCGCTCAAGATCCGCAGCCTTATCTAGAACTTCTGAGTCAACAGCTTTAG
- a CDS encoding radical SAM/SPASM domain-containing protein, with amino-acid sequence MNTIYTNSFLSYLKRHWLASVQFLTPLKLINAAIAFTEMKLGRLRCKSVPITYRIDPSTACNIRCPGCSAHTETTTEKRLLSLDDFKKIVNKIKRFSIRTALYDSGEPLLNKDIYKMIAYASDQGIGTSISTNFTLFNPERDLDQLLESRLTVLQPDLDGITQETYGQYRIGGEVDAVKTNIEAVVQGKKEAGTKYPIVEPQMIMFEHLMAEKEEIETYLEEIGVDKFTWKPDDWGFNPAQIEDAQNDKSSGRCLWVYLSMMVRPDGNVYPCCGRGLNRFSYGNILEESIDEIWNNKYYQFSRKLFTTGPDLEFDPEMEDLPCHQCTMFSKTRVMKPNPTKDGGA; translated from the coding sequence ATGAATACTATATATACCAACAGTTTCCTGTCCTACCTGAAGCGCCACTGGTTAGCGTCTGTCCAGTTTTTAACTCCGCTGAAACTGATAAATGCTGCGATCGCATTTACCGAAATGAAACTAGGTAGACTTCGCTGCAAATCTGTGCCAATCACCTACCGTATTGACCCATCTACTGCCTGTAATATTCGCTGCCCAGGTTGCTCAGCTCATACGGAAACAACGACAGAGAAGCGTTTGCTCAGCCTGGATGACTTTAAAAAAATTGTCAATAAAATTAAGCGGTTCAGCATTCGTACAGCCCTCTATGATAGTGGTGAACCCCTTCTTAATAAAGATATTTATAAGATGATCGCTTACGCTAGTGATCAAGGTATTGGTACTTCTATTAGCACGAACTTTACGCTCTTCAACCCTGAGCGAGATCTCGATCAACTTCTAGAGAGTCGTTTAACGGTTTTACAGCCTGATCTTGATGGCATTACCCAAGAAACTTACGGTCAGTACCGAATTGGGGGTGAGGTGGATGCCGTCAAGACTAATATTGAAGCCGTCGTTCAAGGTAAAAAAGAAGCTGGAACGAAGTACCCAATCGTTGAACCTCAGATGATTATGTTTGAACATCTGATGGCAGAGAAGGAGGAGATTGAAACCTATCTTGAGGAGATTGGGGTCGATAAGTTTACCTGGAAGCCTGATGATTGGGGATTTAATCCTGCCCAGATAGAGGATGCTCAGAATGATAAGAGTTCAGGACGCTGCCTCTGGGTCTATTTGTCCATGATGGTCCGTCCCGACGGCAATGTCTATCCCTGCTGCGGTCGGGGCCTAAACCGATTTTCCTATGGCAATATTCTCGAAGAATCCATCGACGAGATTTGGAATAACAAGTACTATCAATTTTCGCGTAAGCTTTTCACGACAGGGCCAGATCTTGAATTTGACCCTGAGATGGAAGACTTACCCTGCCACCAATGTACGATGTTTTCAAAAACAAGAGTCATGAAGCCCAACCCAACTAAAGATGGTGGGGCCTAA
- a CDS encoding DUF3318 domain-containing protein: protein MVSSSNSSVRTEMNELRRLRSLLPPELQSWVTVEATTAINPPLITSEELGQDQVEVQVDLIRWEEFAKDQRNLLFWHEVARIQNDTIPRDGWEMAALAIGLGGAVGELWVQDGLLLILAMALCGVSGWRLYKRNNSQQSLDNVTAADEKAIALATRFGYSLPNAYKSLGSALKVLIDQTPNRRKRKQFEARLQALKTGAAEAKARSKAMRTEREGRSQGKERPQSKERPPIKETIKETVKESRPYTP from the coding sequence ATGGTATCTTCTTCAAATTCCAGTGTACGAACTGAGATGAATGAACTGCGGCGTCTGCGCTCTTTGCTGCCCCCTGAACTACAGAGCTGGGTTACGGTAGAGGCGACGACCGCGATTAACCCACCTTTGATTACTTCAGAAGAACTGGGGCAAGATCAGGTCGAGGTACAGGTTGATCTGATTCGCTGGGAAGAGTTTGCCAAAGATCAGCGGAATCTCCTGTTCTGGCACGAGGTTGCCCGAATTCAGAACGACACAATTCCAAGAGACGGCTGGGAAATGGCGGCGCTGGCGATCGGCTTAGGTGGTGCCGTAGGAGAGCTATGGGTCCAGGATGGCCTATTGCTAATCTTGGCAATGGCCCTTTGCGGCGTGTCAGGATGGCGACTCTACAAGCGTAATAATTCACAGCAGAGCCTGGATAATGTAACGGCTGCGGATGAAAAAGCGATCGCACTTGCGACTCGTTTCGGCTATTCTCTGCCCAACGCCTATAAAAGCCTCGGCAGCGCCTTGAAGGTGCTGATTGATCAAACACCTAATCGTCGCAAACGCAAACAGTTTGAAGCGCGTCTGCAGGCATTAAAAACAGGTGCAGCAGAGGCAAAGGCTCGCAGCAAAGCCATGCGCACAGAGCGAGAAGGCCGATCTCAGGGCAAAGAACGTCCCCAGAGCAAAGAACGTCCTCCAATCAAAGAGACTATTAAAGAAACAGTCAAGGAGTCTCGACCCTACACACCTTAA
- the rpmG gene encoding 50S ribosomal protein L33, which translates to MAKGVRVIITLECTECRSNSTPRSPGVSRYTTTKNRRNTTGRLELKKFCTHCNKHTPHKEIK; encoded by the coding sequence ATGGCTAAAGGCGTCCGTGTCATTATTACTCTCGAGTGCACCGAGTGTCGCTCGAATTCAACTCCCCGTTCACCGGGTGTATCTCGATACACCACGACTAAAAATCGTCGGAATACAACGGGGCGCTTAGAACTTAAAAAGTTCTGTACCCACTGCAACAAGCATACTCCTCACAAAGAAATCAAATAG
- the nuoK gene encoding NADH-quinone oxidoreductase subunit NuoK: MPLEFFLLLAAALFCIGIYGLVTSRNAVRVLMSVELLLNAVNLNLVSFSNYLDGANIRGQVFTVFVITVAAAEAAVGLAIILAIYRSRDTIDMEQFNLLKW, translated from the coding sequence ATGCCTTTAGAGTTCTTTCTTTTACTTGCTGCCGCCCTCTTTTGTATCGGGATTTACGGCCTCGTGACCAGTCGGAATGCTGTGCGGGTACTGATGTCTGTTGAACTGCTGCTGAACGCAGTCAATTTGAACTTGGTTTCGTTCTCGAATTATCTCGATGGAGCCAATATTAGAGGACAGGTCTTCACTGTTTTTGTGATTACGGTTGCTGCCGCTGAGGCCGCTGTCGGGCTGGCCATTATCCTAGCGATCTATCGCAGCCGCGACACGATCGATATGGAGCAGTTTAATCTACTGAAGTGGTAG